From a region of the Constantimarinum furrinae genome:
- a CDS encoding hybrid sensor histidine kinase/response regulator transcription factor — protein MPANKLLFVLLLMPHLAYSQLEKQISFKQLSVEQGLSQNSVVSIAQDSIGYLWFATQDGLNRYNGKNFKHYNLQFEDITKENYSKLGRVYFDNNNLLHTITKGGILRRWDEETQNFKRYLNINNVSIMLQDSKLHNWVGTYDNGLYKVSSNDTLKIFRDEDAVRSVYDMMEIDNSMIIACSGAVISVSRKSNIYSEIPVETDSQRVNYSSIALDTSENIWIGSFGSGLFVKKSEENIFRQFEGFDDKNILPSDLNIEDLLIDSKKRLWIATYGNGAWLIDFREETISHFISNEFNPRAIHYNDILCLFEDYTGTIWLGTDGAGLSYYDEHLFKFNSLTNREIPLFAKVDVARAITTDNKGRIWIGTSGKGLTEYNSTEKKYIAYKHSPKLNNSLPSNRVMSLFYDDEKLWIGLQDEGLAILERGEIKKVFNAQSVPPLPANTVWCIFKDSNANFWLGTRDNGLIKFDLKLGVINQYKYDPNNNLSVSDNNIRVITEGNSGELWIGTENRGLNKFLPKEEIFVRYDFPKIAGIKSLYWDQSNLWIGTNGYGLQVMDLISEKMYGYTQEDGLPNNVIYAILPDENNTLWLSSNRGISSFSVAEPGDRASIINYDSYDGLQALEFNTGAAYKDKDGNLYFGGLKGISWFKPSQLKTNPIPPKTTIYKMEIFDETMPLENGRDLKFSENTVSFSFAGLHFTQPERNEYTYFLENYDKSWSKPGINNLAHYTNLPPGDYTFKVKSSNYDSVWNTVPATYEFTINPPWYLSLTAKIAYAIAFLFFLYVIYNYLKWRWKIQHELLMEHEETERLKKLDELKSKLYTNISHEFRTPLTLISGPVNQLLSKADLAPRDKQALKLIEGSSQRMLRLVNQLLELSQLEAGVVALKVIDHDLKVQLEQILEAFTIKANEKGIRLNSEISNFNESWYDKDVMEKIVTNLLSNAIKYAPENSAVNLFASEEKNNVIIEVENENTSLSAHDLNKLFGRFYQADKSAEGVGIGLSLIKELTLLSGGKVSVAKKTEDTISFTVTIPITKASYNKNIIEEGPVEYDFIKGQEASVIFKTKDEDIPLLLIVEDNTEIRKFIVSLFDEKCRILEAVNGLEGIKLATNEVPDLIISDIMMPEKDGIALCNTLKKDVRTSHIPIILLTAKVGEENELKGLQNKADDYITKPFNADILIQKVYNAITSRKELQQRYSQHLYLRPKDIAVSSYDEEFLEEIQQIIDTKITDPEFKTEDFARELNLSRMQLHRKLKALTGLSTTEFIRSQRLKTAASLLRSADLTISEIAYTVGFNTPSYFIKCFKEVYHCTPNEYISSK, from the coding sequence ATGCCAGCAAACAAACTTCTATTTGTACTATTGTTAATGCCGCACTTGGCCTATTCACAGCTCGAAAAACAGATATCATTTAAGCAGTTGTCGGTTGAGCAAGGCCTTTCGCAAAACAGTGTTGTTAGCATTGCTCAGGATAGTATTGGATATCTCTGGTTTGCTACTCAAGATGGTTTAAACCGTTATAACGGAAAGAATTTTAAGCACTATAATCTTCAATTCGAGGATATCACAAAAGAAAATTACAGCAAGCTGGGGCGGGTGTATTTTGACAATAATAACCTCTTACACACCATTACTAAGGGAGGAATATTGAGACGGTGGGATGAAGAAACTCAGAACTTTAAACGATACCTGAATATCAATAATGTCAGTATTATGCTGCAGGATTCGAAGCTTCATAATTGGGTAGGCACTTACGATAATGGATTATATAAAGTAAGCTCAAACGATACGCTAAAGATATTCAGAGATGAAGATGCTGTTCGCAGTGTTTATGATATGATGGAAATTGACAATTCGATGATCATTGCATGTTCGGGTGCTGTAATTTCCGTAAGCCGTAAATCAAATATATATTCTGAAATCCCAGTTGAAACAGATTCACAACGTGTTAATTACAGTAGTATAGCCCTCGATACTTCCGAAAATATTTGGATTGGGAGTTTTGGTTCTGGGTTATTTGTTAAAAAATCTGAAGAAAATATATTTCGCCAGTTTGAAGGTTTTGATGATAAGAATATTTTGCCGTCAGATCTTAATATTGAAGATCTTCTAATCGATTCTAAAAAACGACTCTGGATTGCTACCTATGGAAATGGGGCTTGGTTAATTGATTTCCGCGAAGAAACCATTAGTCACTTCATTTCGAACGAATTCAATCCTAGGGCCATTCACTACAATGATATCCTTTGTCTTTTTGAAGATTATACAGGAACCATTTGGTTAGGCACAGACGGAGCGGGGCTTAGTTATTATGATGAGCATCTATTTAAATTTAACTCCTTAACAAATAGAGAAATCCCCTTATTTGCCAAAGTGGATGTAGCCCGAGCTATTACTACCGATAATAAAGGGCGAATCTGGATAGGTACTTCAGGGAAGGGTTTAACAGAATATAATTCTACTGAAAAAAAATATATCGCCTATAAGCACAGCCCTAAACTCAACAACAGTCTTCCATCAAACAGGGTTATGAGCTTGTTCTATGATGATGAAAAACTTTGGATCGGATTACAGGATGAAGGATTGGCCATTCTGGAAAGAGGCGAAATTAAAAAGGTGTTTAATGCTCAATCGGTTCCTCCTCTTCCTGCAAATACAGTATGGTGTATCTTCAAGGACAGCAATGCCAATTTTTGGCTGGGAACACGAGATAACGGACTCATAAAGTTCGATCTTAAGCTCGGCGTCATAAATCAATATAAATATGACCCTAATAACAATCTGTCAGTTTCAGATAACAATATCAGAGTTATAACTGAAGGAAATTCAGGCGAATTATGGATTGGCACTGAAAACAGGGGATTAAATAAATTTTTGCCGAAGGAAGAAATTTTTGTTCGTTATGACTTTCCCAAAATAGCAGGGATTAAATCGCTTTATTGGGACCAAAGCAATTTGTGGATAGGAACCAACGGCTACGGACTTCAGGTTATGGATCTCATTTCAGAAAAGATGTATGGGTATACCCAGGAGGACGGGCTTCCAAATAATGTAATATACGCTATTCTTCCCGATGAAAATAATACACTCTGGCTAAGTTCTAACCGGGGAATTTCAAGTTTTTCAGTAGCAGAACCGGGTGACCGTGCTTCCATAATTAATTACGATTCGTACGATGGATTACAAGCACTAGAGTTTAATACCGGAGCCGCTTATAAAGACAAGGATGGCAATTTGTATTTTGGCGGACTAAAAGGGATAAGTTGGTTTAAGCCATCACAACTAAAGACAAACCCCATTCCTCCTAAAACCACAATTTATAAAATGGAAATCTTCGACGAGACCATGCCTCTCGAAAATGGAAGGGATTTAAAATTTTCTGAAAATACAGTATCGTTTAGTTTTGCAGGATTACATTTTACTCAACCCGAACGAAATGAATACACCTATTTTCTTGAGAATTATGATAAAAGTTGGTCAAAGCCAGGGATAAATAACTTGGCTCATTATACCAACCTCCCCCCGGGCGATTATACGTTCAAGGTAAAATCGAGTAATTATGATAGTGTGTGGAATACGGTTCCGGCAACTTATGAATTTACGATAAATCCTCCATGGTACCTATCCTTAACTGCTAAGATCGCTTATGCGATAGCGTTTTTGTTCTTTCTTTACGTTATATATAACTATTTAAAATGGCGTTGGAAGATTCAGCATGAGCTGTTAATGGAGCATGAAGAGACCGAACGATTAAAAAAACTGGATGAACTAAAATCCAAGCTATACACCAATATTTCTCATGAGTTCAGAACTCCATTAACCTTAATCTCAGGCCCTGTAAATCAGCTGTTATCAAAAGCCGATCTTGCCCCAAGGGATAAACAAGCGCTTAAATTAATAGAGGGAAGCTCTCAACGTATGCTGCGTTTGGTAAATCAGTTGTTGGAATTGTCCCAGTTGGAAGCTGGTGTTGTCGCGTTAAAGGTGATCGATCACGATCTAAAAGTACAACTTGAGCAGATATTGGAAGCTTTTACGATCAAGGCAAATGAGAAGGGAATCAGACTCAACTCCGAGATTTCAAATTTCAATGAAAGCTGGTATGATAAGGATGTTATGGAAAAGATCGTTACTAATCTCCTGTCGAATGCAATTAAATATGCCCCTGAAAATTCGGCCGTTAATTTATTTGCTTCGGAAGAAAAAAACAATGTGATCATTGAAGTAGAAAATGAGAATACCTCACTTTCTGCACATGACCTGAACAAACTCTTCGGACGATTTTACCAGGCCGATAAATCGGCTGAAGGTGTAGGCATAGGATTGTCTCTTATTAAGGAATTGACCTTGCTGTCGGGTGGAAAAGTTTCCGTAGCAAAGAAAACTGAGGATACAATAAGTTTTACAGTTACTATTCCTATTACAAAAGCTTCCTACAATAAAAACATTATTGAGGAAGGACCCGTCGAATACGATTTTATAAAAGGACAAGAAGCTTCCGTAATTTTCAAAACCAAGGATGAGGATATTCCACTCCTTTTAATCGTTGAAGACAACACTGAAATAAGAAAATTCATTGTATCATTATTTGATGAAAAATGCAGGATCTTAGAAGCGGTAAACGGACTTGAAGGAATAAAACTGGCTACTAATGAAGTACCTGACCTTATTATAAGTGATATTATGATGCCCGAAAAGGATGGTATAGCACTGTGCAACACCTTAAAAAAAGATGTACGAACAAGCCATATCCCCATAATTCTACTAACTGCAAAGGTTGGTGAAGAGAACGAATTAAAGGGTCTTCAAAATAAAGCAGACGACTATATAACGAAACCGTTTAATGCCGATATACTAATCCAAAAGGTCTACAATGCTATAACGTCCAGAAAAGAACTGCAGCAGCGATATAGTCAGCACCTATATCTTCGTCCAAAAGACATTGCGGTAAGTTCGTATGATGAGGAATTCCTTGAAGAAATTCAGCAGATCATCGACACCAAAATAACAGATCCAGAATTCAAAACCGAAGATTTCGCGAGAGAACTAAATCTTTCCAGAATGCAACTTCATAGAAAACTAAAGGCACTTACCGGTTTGAGTACCACAGAGTTTATTAGATCACAACGATTAAAGACGGCCGCTTCGCTATTAAGAAGTGCAGATCTTACAATTTCTGAAATTGCCTATACGGTAGGCTTTAACACACCGTCATACTTCATTAAATGTTTTAAAGAAGTATATCATTGTACTCCAAACGAATATATTTCTTCTAAGTAA
- a CDS encoding AI-2E family transporter — protein sequence MKAGAKAITIGILKSLAVIVGIFLLFWFVFKIKALILYIGIAAVISLLGRPVVIFLKRRLKFRNTLAAITTLLLVIATVSLLIRIFVPIIIEQSKNIQDIDFDMVKRDLNELNIQASEYLGVEQINIVEAIKRTEYVQNFNLEIIPSFIDIFFGNIGGFVVGLFSVLFISFFLLKDEMLIAHTVTAFANPGREQRFLSVLNKVKELLSRYFLGLLLQIMILTLFYSVLLLYLDINNAIAIALICAFLNIVPYLGPLIGSVVMMLVVVSNNLGADFSSELLPLLIITLSGYTIAQIFDNLITQPVIFGKSVRSHPLEIFIVILIGGYLFSVAGMILAVPTYTTLKVISKEFLSEYKIVKRLTKNM from the coding sequence GTGAAAGCCGGAGCTAAAGCCATAACCATCGGGATATTAAAATCCTTAGCCGTAATCGTGGGAATATTCCTGCTGTTCTGGTTCGTTTTTAAGATCAAAGCCCTAATCCTTTACATTGGTATTGCTGCAGTTATTTCCTTACTGGGACGGCCGGTCGTAATATTTCTGAAGCGAAGACTCAAATTTCGCAACACTCTGGCAGCTATCACCACGTTACTTTTAGTAATTGCTACGGTTTCTTTGCTCATTAGGATCTTTGTGCCAATTATCATTGAGCAGAGCAAGAATATTCAGGATATTGATTTCGATATGGTAAAACGCGACCTGAATGAATTAAACATTCAGGCCAGCGAATATTTGGGTGTGGAACAGATCAACATTGTTGAGGCCATAAAGCGAACCGAATATGTTCAAAATTTTAATCTGGAGATCATCCCTAGTTTTATTGATATTTTCTTCGGAAATATTGGTGGTTTTGTAGTAGGCTTGTTTTCAGTGTTATTTATATCATTTTTTCTACTGAAGGATGAAATGCTTATTGCTCATACGGTAACCGCCTTCGCCAATCCCGGAAGGGAACAACGATTTCTCAGTGTTTTAAACAAGGTAAAGGAATTGTTATCTAGGTATTTTCTCGGCCTCTTATTACAGATCATGATCCTTACGCTTTTCTATTCGGTACTCTTGCTGTATCTGGATATTAATAATGCCATAGCTATTGCTCTAATATGCGCATTCCTTAATATTGTCCCCTATTTGGGTCCCTTAATTGGGAGTGTGGTAATGATGCTGGTTGTAGTGTCAAATAACCTTGGTGCCGATTTCTCTTCTGAATTACTACCGTTGCTCATCATTACACTTTCTGGATATACCATAGCTCAAATCTTTGATAATCTAATCACTCAGCCGGTTATCTTCGGAAAGAGTGTGCGATCTCATCCCTTGGAAATATTCATAGTCATTTTAATAGGTGGCTATCTGTTTAGTGTTGCCGGAATGATATTGGCAGTTCCTACGTATACTACGCTTAAAGTGATTTCCAAAGAGTTCCTTTCAGAATATAAGATCGTGAAACGTCTGACGAAAAATATGTAG
- a CDS encoding TrmH family RNA methyltransferase — MQLSHQASRFKSKAFPIIVIADGIQSPANIGGLFRICEAFGVARIIFWNSAPDFSSTRLKRTARDTINKVPYSICEDVISEIEILKNKKYKIFALEITADSIAIEDIQREKDQNTVLIIGNERHGISQPLLNTSDQEIHIRMYGNNSSMNVIQATAIALHSLTKV, encoded by the coding sequence ATGCAACTTTCTCATCAAGCCTCCCGATTTAAAAGCAAAGCATTCCCTATCATTGTTATAGCAGACGGGATTCAAAGTCCGGCAAATATTGGAGGTTTGTTCAGAATATGTGAAGCATTCGGGGTAGCAAGAATAATATTTTGGAATTCGGCTCCCGACTTTTCTTCTACCCGACTAAAGAGAACTGCAAGAGACACCATTAATAAAGTCCCCTATTCGATCTGTGAGGATGTTATTTCAGAAATAGAAATATTAAAAAATAAGAAGTATAAGATCTTCGCGTTAGAGATCACCGCAGATAGTATAGCCATTGAAGACATTCAGAGGGAAAAGGATCAAAATACGGTGCTCATTATAGGCAATGAACGACATGGTATTTCCCAGCCACTTCTCAATACAAGCGATCAGGAAATTCATATTAGGATGTATGGAAACAACAGTAGTATGAATGTCATTCAGGCAACTGCCATAGCGTTGCACTCATTAACAAAAGTTTGA
- a CDS encoding YciE/YciF ferroxidase family protein produces MKNLQDLFEHEIKDLYSAEKQLIEALPKMVQAASDKKLQDAFSSHLEETKTQFERIQEICDELGVNPGNTKCDAMEGLIEECEGMIKEEAQKDVKDAGLIACAQRVEHYEISGYGTAVRFAKELGHTAIAKKLQTTLDEEYDADNKLDKLAEGRLNKKALV; encoded by the coding sequence ATGAAAAACTTACAGGATCTATTTGAGCATGAAATTAAGGACTTATATTCTGCCGAAAAACAATTAATTGAGGCGTTGCCAAAAATGGTTCAAGCAGCTTCAGATAAAAAGTTGCAAGATGCATTCTCGAGCCATTTGGAAGAGACGAAAACCCAGTTTGAGCGAATTCAAGAAATTTGTGATGAACTGGGTGTCAATCCGGGTAATACAAAATGTGATGCTATGGAAGGGCTTATTGAAGAATGTGAAGGTATGATCAAAGAAGAGGCGCAGAAAGATGTGAAAGATGCCGGACTCATAGCTTGTGCACAACGGGTGGAACATTATGAAATATCGGGCTATGGTACGGCAGTTAGATTTGCGAAAGAGTTAGGACACACTGCCATTGCTAAAAAACTACAAACAACGTTAGATGAAGAGTATGATGCAGATAACAAGTTAGACAAGCTTGCCGAAGGAAGATTAAATAAAAAAGCATTAGTATAA
- a CDS encoding YqaE/Pmp3 family membrane protein — protein sequence MSLLTIILNILLPPLAVFLKHGIGTTFLISIILTIIGWIPGVIHAFIVND from the coding sequence ATGTCACTACTCACAATTATCCTAAACATTCTATTACCTCCTTTAGCTGTTTTTCTCAAACACGGTATAGGAACAACATTTTTGATAAGTATTATTCTCACCATAATTGGATGGATTCCTGGAGTGATACATGCATTTATAGTGAATGATTAG
- a CDS encoding DUF1989 domain-containing protein has translation MEQRIEPQSGSAFILKRGQRLKVIDPMGQQVSDMVLFNAHDIKEKISSGKTLDFEENLLITNGNYLWSNRSNKMMKIIQDTNGRNDFLLAPCSPETFKIMYNHNSYHPSCFENLIKNLSKYEIEADDIPTAFNIFMNVQFKDTGELTVKPPLSSAGDYVVFEALMDLVVGLTACSAEMSNGGSFKPIDYHIIN, from the coding sequence ATGGAACAAAGAATAGAACCACAGTCCGGCAGCGCCTTTATTTTAAAAAGAGGGCAGCGATTGAAAGTCATTGATCCCATGGGGCAACAGGTGAGTGATATGGTGCTCTTTAACGCGCACGACATTAAGGAAAAGATTAGTTCGGGGAAAACATTAGATTTTGAAGAAAATCTTCTTATTACGAATGGAAACTACCTGTGGAGTAACAGAAGTAACAAAATGATGAAAATTATACAGGATACCAATGGTAGAAATGATTTTCTTTTGGCTCCTTGTAGTCCTGAGACATTTAAAATAATGTACAATCATAATTCTTATCATCCCAGTTGTTTTGAAAATCTGATCAAGAACTTAAGCAAATATGAGATCGAAGCCGATGACATTCCTACTGCATTTAACATTTTTATGAATGTGCAATTTAAGGACACTGGTGAATTAACTGTAAAACCCCCGCTGAGTTCGGCCGGAGATTATGTAGTATTTGAGGCCTTAATGGATTTAGTTGTAGGGTTAACTGCCTGTTCGGCCGAAATGAGCAATGGTGGATCTTTTAAACCCATTGATTACCATATTATTAATTAA
- a CDS encoding DUF4159 domain-containing protein: protein MHLKSFLFFLFLSVNLVHAQEIAVLQYGGGGDWYSNPTSLPNLIRFCNEQINTAINPKAQTVRPGDVELFNYPFVHMTGHGNVFFTAEEAKNLRDYLMSGGFLHIDDNYGMDQYLRKELVKIFPEKELMELPGNHPIFSSQFSFPEGLPKIHEHDNTRPQAFGYFHEGRLLLLYTFESDLGDGWENQEIHNDPPAVRLKALQMGANIIKYVFEH from the coding sequence ATGCATCTAAAGAGTTTTCTCTTTTTTCTTTTCCTAAGTGTCAACCTGGTCCATGCACAGGAAATTGCCGTGTTACAGTATGGCGGTGGTGGCGACTGGTATAGCAATCCAACCTCCCTTCCCAATTTAATTCGGTTTTGCAACGAACAGATAAACACCGCAATAAATCCTAAGGCACAAACGGTAAGACCCGGTGATGTTGAACTATTCAATTATCCTTTCGTTCATATGACCGGACACGGTAATGTATTCTTTACCGCCGAGGAAGCAAAAAATCTGCGTGATTATTTAATGAGCGGCGGATTCTTGCATATAGACGATAATTACGGTATGGATCAATATCTGCGGAAGGAGTTGGTGAAAATATTCCCCGAAAAAGAACTCATGGAGCTACCCGGCAACCACCCTATTTTCAGTTCACAGTTCAGTTTTCCTGAAGGATTACCAAAGATTCATGAACACGACAATACGCGTCCTCAGGCCTTTGGATATTTCCATGAGGGCCGGTTATTGCTGTTGTATACCTTCGAAAGTGATCTTGGTGACGGTTGGGAAAATCAGGAGATTCATAATGATCCGCCGGCAGTTCGCTTAAAGGCACTTCAAATGGGCGCCAATATAATAAAGTACGTGTTCGAGCATTAA
- a CDS encoding DUF421 domain-containing protein, translating into MKEWFSASGTSLIAVILTGIGIYIAVILLTRIFGKRSFSKMSSFDFAMTVAIGSIIATTLLSKSVSLLHGIIGLLTVYVLQLLAAYLRKWNIFRRIIDNEPLLLMDGTEILEDNLKKARVTKGDLRSKLREANVIELKEVKAVIFETTGDIVVLHDDNPNKQIDAWLMEGVNRT; encoded by the coding sequence ATGAAAGAATGGTTTTCTGCCTCGGGCACTTCATTAATAGCGGTCATACTCACCGGCATTGGCATATACATCGCAGTAATTCTACTAACAAGAATATTTGGAAAACGTAGTTTCTCGAAAATGTCGAGTTTCGATTTTGCAATGACGGTTGCAATTGGTTCTATTATCGCGACAACGCTATTATCAAAATCTGTTTCTTTACTTCACGGTATTATTGGATTGTTAACTGTATATGTTTTACAATTATTAGCTGCATACCTGAGAAAATGGAATATTTTCAGAAGGATAATTGATAATGAACCCTTATTGTTGATGGATGGTACAGAAATATTAGAAGATAATTTAAAAAAGGCCAGGGTCACCAAAGGGGATCTAAGATCTAAGCTTAGAGAAGCTAATGTCATTGAATTAAAAGAGGTGAAGGCCGTCATCTTTGAAACTACCGGTGACATTGTGGTGCTTCACGACGATAACCCGAACAAGCAAATCGATGCCTGGTTAATGGAAGGTGTAAACAGAACCTGA
- a CDS encoding class I SAM-dependent methyltransferase, which yields MNKNILHTEVQHFIKTYDANLSKLAFSGSPFPKVTVQELLQQIEGYRKAESKLPGWSGTDGIYYPLKLNLEQTSSETTAKYKASLFSGKAMADLTGGFGVDSYFFSEQFETVYHFEKDTELSSIATHNFKTLNRENIKTINRDAISAIEHMSFDLIYADPSRRHSTKGKVFYLRDCEPNIPDAIDYLLERCEVLMIKTSPMLDISVGIQELQHVFEIHIVAVKNDVKELIWMLKKGNSEAVTIKTRNFVGESSEKFDFEINSEAEAEIGDPEQYLYEPNAAILKSGAFNHIAQCFKLRKLHKNTHLYSTNQLIEFPGRRFKIESAVPYSKKEMRAGITFDKANVATRNFPETVSGLKKRWKITDGGDLYVFFTTGSKNQKMMLLCSKI from the coding sequence TTGAACAAAAACATTCTACATACCGAAGTTCAGCATTTCATTAAAACCTACGACGCCAACCTTTCTAAACTCGCGTTTTCAGGCAGTCCGTTTCCAAAAGTGACTGTCCAGGAGCTCCTACAACAAATCGAAGGCTATCGCAAAGCTGAAAGCAAATTACCGGGCTGGAGCGGCACCGATGGTATCTATTATCCTTTAAAGCTCAATCTGGAACAAACCTCGTCCGAAACCACTGCAAAATATAAAGCTTCCTTATTTAGCGGAAAAGCAATGGCAGATCTTACCGGAGGCTTTGGGGTGGATAGTTATTTTTTTTCAGAACAGTTTGAAACGGTGTATCATTTTGAAAAGGATACCGAGCTATCCTCCATCGCCACTCATAATTTTAAAACGCTGAATAGAGAAAATATAAAAACTATTAACCGTGATGCAATTTCCGCCATTGAGCATATGAGTTTCGATCTAATCTATGCCGATCCTTCGCGGCGACACAGCACCAAGGGAAAAGTTTTTTATTTACGGGACTGTGAACCAAACATTCCGGATGCCATCGATTATTTGTTGGAACGATGCGAGGTGTTAATGATCAAGACTTCTCCAATGCTCGATATTTCTGTAGGAATTCAGGAATTACAGCACGTTTTTGAAATACATATAGTAGCGGTTAAGAATGATGTTAAGGAATTAATATGGATGCTGAAGAAAGGTAATTCAGAAGCTGTAACAATCAAGACCCGAAATTTTGTCGGTGAAAGTTCAGAGAAGTTCGATTTTGAAATAAATTCTGAAGCCGAAGCTGAAATCGGAGATCCTGAACAATATTTGTATGAACCCAATGCCGCTATTCTAAAAAGTGGTGCTTTTAATCATATTGCCCAGTGCTTTAAACTCAGAAAACTACATAAGAATACGCATCTCTATTCCACCAATCAATTGATTGAATTCCCGGGAAGAAGATTTAAAATAGAAAGCGCAGTCCCCTATTCCAAAAAAGAAATGAGGGCTGGCATTACTTTTGATAAAGCCAATGTGGCCACTCGTAATTTCCCTGAAACCGTTAGTGGACTCAAGAAACGATGGAAAATTACGGATGGTGGAGACTTGTATGTTTTTTTTACAACCGGAAGTAAAAATCAAAAAATGATGTTACTTTGCTCAAAAATTTAA
- the gntA gene encoding guanitoxin biosynthesis heme-dependent pre-guanitoxin N-hydroxylase GntA produces MEQEVLKTEQARQIRTENLILKFKKFILEQNHPCLMAQTIFSSDDFRLKSYNGLGSRKTAKRIYKDLEEYISSYDFTTNTFETFIAVFPSDNIHCEGQFESMLWDQLQHLHEVDTLDWDETVSDDPNNENFSFSIGGKAFYIVGMHPHSSRYARRAPFPTIVFNLHSQFEKLREMNTYKRVRNRIRSRDKKLQGFINPVLKDFGEESEARQYSGRKVEANWKCPFINKAS; encoded by the coding sequence ATGGAACAAGAAGTACTGAAAACTGAACAAGCACGACAAATTAGGACAGAAAACCTCATCTTAAAATTTAAAAAATTTATTTTAGAACAAAACCATCCGTGTTTAATGGCACAAACAATTTTCAGTTCAGATGATTTCAGATTAAAATCGTATAATGGTCTGGGATCCAGAAAGACTGCCAAAAGAATTTACAAAGATTTGGAGGAATATATTTCATCATACGACTTTACTACGAACACATTTGAAACGTTTATTGCTGTGTTTCCATCAGACAACATCCATTGTGAAGGTCAGTTCGAAAGTATGCTTTGGGACCAATTGCAGCACTTGCATGAGGTCGATACTTTAGATTGGGATGAAACTGTGAGCGATGACCCCAACAATGAGAACTTTAGCTTCAGTATTGGCGGAAAGGCCTTTTATATTGTAGGTATGCATCCTCATAGTTCAAGATATGCACGAAGAGCTCCGTTCCCTACCATAGTGTTCAACCTTCATAGTCAATTCGAAAAATTAAGAGAAATGAATACGTATAAAAGGGTTCGTAACAGAATTCGATCCAGAGATAAAAAGCTACAAGGATTTATTAATCCAGTATTAAAGGATTTTGGAGAGGAGAGTGAGGCAAGGCAATATAGCGGTCGAAAAGTAGAAGCTAATTGGAAATGCCCCTTTATCAACAAAGCATCCTAA
- a CDS encoding SemiSWEET family sugar transporter produces MGMVEIIGISAGVLTTAGIIPQIFKAYNTKKVEGLSPVMFSILTIGVGLWVWYGIEKEDMPIIVMNGISFSLNALMLLLYFRFK; encoded by the coding sequence ATGGGAATGGTAGAAATAATTGGGATATCGGCCGGGGTGCTCACCACAGCTGGAATTATTCCTCAAATCTTTAAAGCTTACAATACCAAGAAAGTAGAAGGATTATCTCCCGTTATGTTTTCTATCCTAACTATAGGTGTAGGATTATGGGTGTGGTATGGAATCGAAAAAGAGGATATGCCTATAATAGTGATGAACGGCATATCGTTTTCGCTCAACGCACTAATGTTGCTGTTGTATTTCCGATTTAAATAA
- a CDS encoding GIY-YIG nuclease family protein — translation MFVYILFSETSSKYYVGQTANIENRLKRHNQGIVPSTKGGRPWKIVLLLSVPNRSEALVLEKKIKNRGAKRFLDKHLGV, via the coding sequence ATGTTTGTATACATACTTTTTAGTGAGACAAGTTCTAAATATTATGTTGGTCAAACAGCAAATATTGAAAATAGATTGAAAAGACACAACCAAGGAATTGTTCCTTCTACAAAAGGAGGCCGACCTTGGAAAATTGTTTTGTTACTTTCAGTTCCTAACAGATCTGAAGCCTTAGTTTTGGAGAAAAAAATCAAGAACCGGGGAGCAAAACGATTTTTAGACAAACACCTCGGGGTGTAG